cGGAAAAAAACACtcaaaaatcattatctGATTTAGGATTCAATTTGGAAGATGTTTTAGATCAAGAACCTGATGCTGCTTTAGGTAATGGTGGGTTAGGTAGATTGGCTGcttgttttgttgattcTTTATCTTCTAAAAATTATAGTGGTTGGGGTTATGGattgaattatcaatatggtattttcaaacaaaaaattattgatggttatcaaattgaaactcCAGATTATTGGTTGAATTATTCTAATCCTTGGGTTATTGATAGAAATGAAATCCAAATCCCGGTTGATTTTTATGGTTATGTTTATGAAGAACATGATCCAAACACTGGGAAAgttaaaaagaattggaatgGAGGTGAACGTGTTTTAGCTGTTGCCGCTGATTTCCCAATTCCTGGGTTTAATACTACCAACACTAATAATTTGCGTTTATGGAATGCTAAACCAACGAcagaatttgatttcagtAAATTTAATGCTGGTgattatcaacaatcaGTTGCTGCTCAACAAAGAGCTGAATCTATTACTTCAGTGTTGTATCCAAATgacaattttgaaaaaggtAAAGAATTGAgattaaaacaacaatatttttgGGTTGCGGCTTCTTTACATGATATTGTTAGAAGATTTAAAAAGAATCATAAATccaattggaaaaaattCCCTGATCAAGTTGctattcaattgaatgataCTCATCCAACTTTAGCTGTGGTTGAATTACAAAGAATCCTTGTTGATTTAGAAGGTTTAGATTGGGATGAAGCTTGGTCAATTGTTACTAAAGTTTTCGCTTACACCAATCATACTGTCATGGCCGAAGCTTTAGAAAAATGGCCCGTTGATTTAGTTGGTAGATTATTACCAAGACATTTGGAAATTATTTatgatattaattatttctttttaaaaaatgttGAACATAAATTCCCTAATGATCGTGATTTATTAAGAAGAGTTtctattattgatgaaaatcCTAAATCGGTTAGAATGGCTTATTTGGCTATTGTTGGTTCTCATAAAGTTAATGGTGTTGCTGAATTACATTCCGAATTgattaaaacaacaatttttaaagaTTTTGTTAAAGTTTTCGGTCCAGATAAATTTACTAATGTCACTAATGGTATTACTCCAAGACGTTGGTTAAGACAAGCTAATCCAAAATTGGCAGCTTTAATTGCtgaaaaattggaagatccaaattatgattatttgaCTAATTTGGgtaaattgaagaaattagaagcttttgttgatgattatgaatttttgaaaaaatggGATGctattaaatttgataataaacgTCGTTTAGCTACATTGATTAAAGAAACAACtgatattgatgttgatcCAACAGTTTTATTTGATGTTCAAGTTAAAAGAATTCATGAATACAAGAgacaacaattgaatatttttgcTGTTATTTATAGATATTTGCatattaaagaattattaaacaagGGAGTTAgtattgaagaaatcaaaactaAACATCATATCCCTAAGGCATCAATTTTCGGTGGTAAAGCTGCTCCAGGTTACTACATGGCCAAGACcattattcatttaattaataaagttGGTGAtgttattaataatgatccagaaattgataatttgttgaaagTTGTGTTTATTCCTGATTATAATGTTTCTAAAGCAGAAATTATTTGTCCAGGATCTGATTTATCTAATCATATTTCTACTGCTGGTACTGAAGCTTCTGGTACTTCCAATATGAAATTTGCTTTGAATGGTGGATTGATTATTGGTACGGTTGATGGTGCCAATGTTGAAATCACTAGAGAAATTGGTGAAGAAAATatctttttgtttggtAATTTGGCTGAATCAGTTGAAGAAATAAGACATAGACATATTTATGAAGGAGTTAAAGTTCCAGAAACTTTACAAAAAGTGTTCCATGCCATTGAATCGGGATATTTTGGTTCACCTGAAGAATTCAAACCATTGATTGAAAGTATTAGAGATCATggtgattattatttggtcactgatgattttgatttattctTGGAAGCCCAtaagaaattggaaaaagtATATGG
This sequence is a window from Candida dubliniensis CD36 chromosome 7, complete sequence. Protein-coding genes within it:
- a CDS encoding glycogen phosphorylase, putative (Similar to S. cerevisiae GPH1); its protein translation is MPMDYLTPSTLPHPKLKRTNTGFTPNQIIALDAAIPESAKHIWYKYSQLNILDSHKRSGHEDEDNVKSVVDNPDRFEEEFVKHVETSLGRSMYNCDNLAAYQAASNTIRDALVIDWANTQQRQTIQDGKRVYYLSLEFLMGRAMDNALINLNSEKNTQKSLSDLGFNLEDVLDQEPDAALGNGGLGRLAACFVDSLSSKNYSGWGYGLNYQYGIFKQKIIDGYQIETPDYWLNYSNPWVIDRNEIQIPVDFYGYVYEEHDPNTGKVKKNWNGGERVLAVAADFPIPGFNTTNTNNLRLWNAKPTTEFDFSKFNAGDYQQSVAAQQRAESITSVLYPNDNFEKGKELRLKQQYFWVAASLHDIVRRFKKNHKSNWKKFPDQVAIQLNDTHPTLAVVELQRILVDLEGLDWDEAWSIVTKVFAYTNHTVMAEALEKWPVDLVGRLLPRHLEIIYDINYFFLKNVEHKFPNDRDLLRRVSIIDENPKSVRMAYLAIVGSHKVNGVAELHSELIKTTIFKDFVKVFGPDKFTNVTNGITPRRWLRQANPKLAALIAEKLEDPNYDYLTNLGKLKKLEAFVDDYEFLKKWDAIKFDNKRRLATLIKETTDIDVDPTVLFDVQVKRIHEYKRQQLNIFAVIYRYLHIKELLNKGVSIEEIKTKHHIPKASIFGGKAAPGYYMAKTIIHLINKVGDVINNDPEIDNLLKVVFIPDYNVSKAEIICPGSDLSNHISTAGTEASGTSNMKFALNGGLIIGTVDGANVEITREIGEENIFLFGNLAESVEEIRHRHIYEGVKVPETLQKVFHAIESGYFGSPEEFKPLIESIRDHGDYYLVTDDFDLFLEAHKKLEKVYGHHGGDEHDKSHMNEWVKKSVLSVANMGFFSSDRCIDEYAENIWNVEPSNV